One genomic segment of Streptomyces liangshanensis includes these proteins:
- a CDS encoding metallophosphoesterase family protein: protein MPRDADRSPVRATPTGIRGRLRSALPNRLARLRPRGHRPGHRPATTRTLRRLPRTRTRTLHPAPHPFTRSVALLAVVLLGAWLGLLAVGGVRTPVGPMDTKMALRPSLTGGTRINVSPLGSLELASHTAPLRLDVDVDRLDPVRSQALVDHPERLSGLQEEVAHDVGAGATELAVRSCVAVVSGATALALVVYRRPRRALAAGGLALTLLAASAAGAYATWNPKSVLEPRFSGLLSSAPQVVGSARSIVSDFDVYQKELARLVTNVTKLYDATATLPAYQPDPTTLRVLHVSDIHLNPAAWHIIGSLVEQYGIDVVVDSGDTMDHGSAAENGFLDPIADLGVPYVWVRGNHDSQTTQRYLQRMRNVRVLDEGRAVTVGGVRIAGIGDPQFTPDRSVKAQGDPAERMAGLRFASALRDQRQAGTPVDIAVAHEPVAARETDGLVPLVLAGHVHHRETEIMPLGTRLKIEGSTGGGGLRAVQNDKPEKVRASILYLDRTTKRLQAWDEITLGGLGLTTAEVSRHLPKEAGTPGTGPSPSPTAPSGAPAGRSGPTTPSP, encoded by the coding sequence ATGCCCCGTGACGCAGACCGCTCCCCCGTCCGCGCCACGCCCACCGGAATCCGGGGCCGCCTCCGGAGCGCCCTCCCGAACCGCCTCGCACGCCTCCGCCCCCGGGGCCACCGGCCGGGTCACCGCCCCGCCACCACCCGCACCCTCCGCCGCCTCCCCCGCACGCGCACGCGCACCCTCCACCCCGCCCCGCACCCCTTCACCCGCTCCGTCGCCCTCCTCGCCGTCGTCCTCCTCGGCGCCTGGCTCGGGCTGCTGGCCGTGGGCGGCGTCCGGACGCCCGTCGGCCCGATGGACACCAAGATGGCCCTGCGGCCGTCCCTCACCGGCGGCACCCGGATCAACGTCTCGCCACTCGGCTCCCTCGAACTCGCCTCGCACACCGCGCCCCTGCGCCTCGACGTCGACGTCGACCGCCTCGACCCGGTGCGCTCCCAGGCCCTCGTCGACCACCCCGAGCGCCTCTCGGGCCTCCAGGAGGAGGTCGCGCACGACGTCGGGGCCGGTGCCACGGAGCTGGCGGTACGGTCCTGCGTCGCCGTCGTCTCCGGCGCCACCGCCCTCGCCCTCGTCGTCTACCGCCGCCCCCGCCGCGCCCTGGCCGCCGGCGGCCTCGCCCTCACGCTGCTGGCCGCCTCCGCCGCCGGCGCGTACGCGACCTGGAACCCGAAGTCGGTGCTGGAGCCCAGGTTCTCGGGCCTGCTCTCCTCGGCCCCCCAGGTCGTCGGCAGCGCCCGCTCGATCGTCTCCGACTTCGACGTCTACCAGAAGGAGCTGGCGCGCCTGGTCACCAACGTGACCAAGCTGTACGACGCGACCGCGACGCTCCCCGCGTACCAGCCGGACCCCACCACCCTGCGGGTCCTGCACGTCTCCGACATCCACCTCAACCCGGCCGCCTGGCACATCATCGGCTCGCTCGTGGAGCAGTACGGGATCGACGTCGTCGTCGACTCCGGCGACACGATGGACCACGGGTCGGCCGCCGAGAACGGTTTCCTCGACCCGATCGCCGACCTCGGTGTCCCCTATGTCTGGGTCCGCGGGAACCACGACTCGCAGACAACCCAGCGCTACCTCCAGCGGATGCGGAACGTCCGGGTGCTGGACGAGGGCCGGGCCGTGACCGTCGGCGGGGTCCGGATCGCGGGCATCGGCGACCCGCAGTTCACCCCCGACCGCTCGGTGAAGGCGCAGGGCGACCCGGCCGAACGCATGGCGGGCCTCCGCTTCGCCTCCGCCCTGCGCGACCAGCGGCAGGCCGGCACCCCCGTGGACATCGCGGTCGCCCACGAGCCGGTGGCCGCGCGGGAGACGGACGGGCTGGTCCCGCTGGTCCTGGCGGGCCACGTCCACCACCGCGAGACGGAGATCATGCCGCTGGGCACGCGCCTCAAGATCGAGGGGTCGACGGGCGGGGGCGGGCTGCGCGCCGTGCAGAACGACAAGCCGGAGAAGGTACGGGCCTCGATCCTCTACCTGGACCGGACGACGAAGCGGCTCCAGGCCTGGGACGAGATCACGCTCGGCGGGCTCGGCCTGACGACGGCGGAGGTGAGCCGCCACCTCCCGAAGGAGGCCGGCACCCCGGGCACCGGCCCGAGCCCGTCACCGACCGCGCCGTCCGGCGCACCCGCCGGCCGCTCAGGCCCCACCACCCCCTCCCCCTAA
- a CDS encoding metallopeptidase family protein has protein sequence MLEMTRDAFEELVGEALDRIPPELTRVMDNVAVFVEDEPAADDPELLGLYEGTPLTDRGEWYAGVLPDRISIYMGPTLRYCETREDVVHEVAVTVVHEIAHHFGIDDERLHELGWG, from the coding sequence GTGCTGGAGATGACGCGTGACGCGTTCGAAGAACTGGTCGGCGAGGCCCTGGACCGGATCCCGCCGGAGCTGACCCGGGTCATGGACAACGTGGCCGTGTTCGTGGAGGACGAACCCGCCGCCGACGACCCCGAACTCCTCGGCCTCTACGAGGGCACGCCCCTGACCGACCGCGGCGAGTGGTACGCGGGCGTACTGCCGGACCGCATCTCCATCTACATGGGCCCGACCCTCCGCTACTGCGAGACGCGGGAGGACGTGGTGCACGAGGTGGCCGTGACCGTGGTCCACGAGATCGCCCACCATTTCGGCATCGACGACGAGCGCCTCCACGAGCTGGGCTGGGGGTAG
- a CDS encoding FluC/FEX family fluoride channel, with amino-acid sequence MADRPPAPPAPRAETAGERQWPVLAVISAGGAAGASARYGADLVWPVAPGAFPWTTFGINVLGCALIGVLMALVAEDGRSAHRLVRPFLGVGVLGGFTTFSTYALDFHGLLGRHAYATAFAYAAGTLAAALAAVSAAALVTRRVVR; translated from the coding sequence ATGGCTGATCGTCCTCCTGCCCCGCCCGCCCCCCGCGCCGAGACCGCCGGGGAGCGGCAGTGGCCGGTGCTCGCCGTGATCTCGGCGGGCGGCGCCGCGGGCGCCTCCGCGCGGTACGGCGCCGACCTCGTGTGGCCCGTCGCCCCCGGCGCCTTCCCCTGGACGACCTTCGGGATCAACGTGCTCGGCTGCGCGCTGATCGGCGTCCTGATGGCCCTGGTCGCCGAGGACGGGCGGTCGGCGCACCGGCTCGTACGGCCGTTCCTCGGGGTGGGAGTGCTGGGCGGCTTCACGACCTTCTCGACGTACGCGCTGGACTTCCACGGCCTGCTGGGCCGTCACGCGTACGCCACGGCCTTCGCGTACGCGGCCGGGACGCTCGCCGCGGCGCTGGCGGCGGTCTCGGCGGCGGCGCTGGTGACCCGGCGGGTGGTCCGGTGA
- a CDS encoding fluoride efflux transporter FluC: MNWLLVIAGAVVGAPLRYLTDRAVQARWAGRANYPWGTFTVNVGGSLVLGFVSGAAVSSGTFALIGTGFCGALTTYSTFSYETLRLAERGRGLLAAANVALSVLAGLGAVTLGIELARSWVG, translated from the coding sequence GTGAACTGGCTGCTGGTGATCGCGGGCGCGGTGGTGGGCGCGCCCCTGCGCTACCTGACGGACCGTGCGGTGCAGGCGCGGTGGGCCGGCCGCGCGAACTACCCCTGGGGCACGTTCACCGTGAACGTGGGCGGGAGCCTGGTCCTCGGGTTCGTGTCCGGCGCGGCGGTGTCGTCCGGGACGTTCGCGCTGATCGGTACAGGCTTCTGCGGCGCGCTCACGACGTACTCGACGTTCTCGTACGAGACGCTGCGGCTCGCCGAACGCGGGCGGGGGCTCCTCGCGGCGGCGAACGTGGCGCTGTCGGTCCTGGCCGGGCTCGGCGCGGTGACCCTCGGGATCGAGCTGGCGCGGAGCTGGGTGGGGTAG
- a CDS encoding DEAD/DEAH box helicase codes for MSISSTDHTVMPENESDEITAIVELVEDPETAVAEEAADTTEAADTTDSTDSASADDLTEVSDTTPELSEHSELSDASELPETPAGPPGVTFADLGLPEGIVRKLGQNGVTAPFPIQEATIPDALAGKDILGRGRTGSGKTLSFGLPLLATLAGGHTEKRKPRGIILTPTRELAMQVADALQPYGDVLGLKMKVVCGGTSMQNQIYALERGVDVLVATPGRLRDIINRGACSLDQVQIAILDEADQMSDLGFLPEVTELLDLVPSGGQRMLFSATMENEISTLVKRYLTNPVHHEVDSAQGNVTTMTHHVLVVKPKDKAPVTAAIAARKGRTIIFVRTQLGADRIAEQLSESGVKADALHGGMTQGARTRVLEDFKKGYVNALVATDVAARGIHVDGIDLVLNVDPAGDHKDYLHRSGRTARAGKSGVVVSLALPHQRRQIFRMMEDAGVDASRHIVAGASVFEPEVAEITGARSLTEVQADSANNAAKQAEREAVDLTKQLERVQRRAVELREEADRLVARAARERGDDPEAAVAEVAAEAERAVAEAAAAAAAVPAQREERRENRDDRGNFGRRDDRGGDRRDDRGERSGRGGARGYTPRDGGGKEGGFNRDRTGDRPTGGGFQRRDDRPAGGSTGFQRRDDRRDDRGGFNRDRTNDRPTGGGFQRRDDRPTGGSTGGFRRDDRRDDRGGFNRDRTNDRPTGDRPGNDRRDDRGGRPFERREHRPTGDRPVNRDRRDDRPTTGFRAAASHDRPTGRRDDHRGGTTGTGTGSFGRRDDKPRWKRGS; via the coding sequence ATGTCCATTTCCAGTACTGACCACACCGTCATGCCCGAGAACGAGTCCGACGAGATCACCGCGATCGTGGAGCTCGTCGAGGACCCGGAGACGGCGGTGGCCGAAGAGGCAGCCGACACCACCGAGGCCGCCGACACCACGGACTCCACGGACTCCGCCTCCGCGGACGACCTCACCGAGGTCTCCGACACCACCCCCGAGCTCTCGGAGCACTCGGAGCTCTCGGACGCCTCCGAGCTTCCCGAGACCCCCGCGGGCCCGCCCGGCGTCACCTTCGCCGACCTCGGCCTCCCCGAGGGCATCGTCCGCAAGCTCGGACAGAACGGCGTCACCGCGCCCTTCCCGATCCAGGAAGCGACCATCCCGGACGCCCTGGCCGGCAAGGACATCCTGGGCCGCGGCCGTACCGGCTCCGGCAAGACCCTCTCCTTCGGTCTGCCGCTGCTGGCCACGCTCGCCGGCGGCCACACCGAGAAGCGCAAGCCGCGCGGCATCATCCTCACCCCGACCCGTGAGCTCGCGATGCAGGTCGCGGACGCGCTCCAGCCGTACGGCGACGTGCTCGGCCTGAAGATGAAGGTCGTCTGCGGCGGCACGTCCATGCAGAACCAGATCTACGCGCTGGAGCGCGGTGTCGACGTCCTCGTCGCCACCCCGGGCCGGCTGCGCGACATCATCAACCGCGGCGCGTGCTCGCTGGACCAGGTCCAGATCGCGATCCTCGACGAGGCCGACCAGATGTCGGACCTGGGCTTCCTGCCCGAGGTCACCGAGCTGCTCGACCTGGTGCCGAGCGGCGGTCAGCGGATGCTCTTCTCCGCCACCATGGAGAACGAGATCAGCACGCTGGTCAAGCGCTACCTGACCAACCCGGTCCACCACGAGGTCGACAGCGCCCAGGGCAACGTCACGACCATGACCCACCACGTGCTCGTGGTGAAGCCGAAGGACAAGGCGCCGGTCACGGCCGCGATCGCCGCCCGCAAGGGCCGCACGATCATCTTCGTACGGACGCAGCTCGGCGCCGACCGTATCGCCGAGCAGCTCAGCGAGTCCGGCGTGAAGGCCGACGCGCTGCACGGCGGGATGACGCAGGGCGCCCGTACCCGCGTGCTCGAGGACTTCAAGAAGGGGTACGTCAACGCGCTCGTCGCGACCGACGTCGCCGCCCGCGGCATCCACGTGGACGGCATCGACCTGGTGCTGAACGTGGACCCGGCCGGGGACCACAAGGACTACCTCCACCGCTCGGGCCGTACGGCGCGCGCCGGCAAGTCCGGTGTGGTCGTGTCGCTGGCGCTGCCGCACCAGCGCCGCCAGATCTTCCGGATGATGGAGGACGCGGGCGTCGACGCCTCGCGCCACATCGTCGCGGGGGCCAGCGTGTTCGAGCCGGAGGTCGCCGAGATCACCGGCGCGCGTTCGCTCACCGAGGTCCAGGCGGACTCCGCGAACAACGCGGCCAAGCAGGCCGAGCGCGAGGCCGTCGACCTGACCAAGCAGCTGGAGCGCGTCCAGCGCCGTGCCGTCGAACTCCGCGAGGAGGCCGACCGCCTGGTCGCCCGCGCGGCGCGCGAGCGGGGCGACGACCCGGAGGCGGCGGTGGCCGAGGTGGCCGCCGAGGCCGAGCGCGCGGTGGCGGAAGCCGCGGCGGCGGCCGCGGCCGTGCCGGCGCAGCGCGAGGAGCGCCGGGAGAACCGCGACGACCGCGGGAACTTCGGCCGTCGTGACGACCGTGGCGGCGACCGCAGGGACGACCGCGGCGAGCGCAGCGGCCGGGGCGGCGCGCGGGGCTACACCCCGCGTGACGGTGGCGGCAAGGAAGGCGGCTTCAACCGCGACCGTACGGGCGACCGCCCGACCGGCGGCGGTTTCCAGCGCCGTGACGACCGTCCGGCGGGCGGCTCGACCGGTTTCCAGCGTCGTGACGACCGTCGTGACGACCGCGGTGGCTTCAACCGCGACCGTACGAACGACCGCCCGACCGGCGGCGGCTTCCAGCGCCGCGACGACCGCCCGACGGGCGGCTCGACCGGTGGCTTCCGTCGCGACGACCGTCGTGACGACCGGGGCGGCTTCAACCGTGACCGTACGAACGACCGCCCGACCGGCGACCGTCCGGGCAACGACCGCCGCGACGACCGCGGTGGCCGCCCCTTCGAGCGCCGCGAGCACCGCCCCACCGGCGACCGCCCGGTCAACCGCGACCGCCGCGACGACCGCCCGACGACCGGCTTCCGCGCCGCCGCGTCCCACGACCGCCCCACGGGCCGCCGTGACGACCACCGCGGTGGCACGACGGGCACCGGCACCGGCTCCTTCGGCCGCCGCGACGACAAGCCCCGCTGGAAGCGCGGCAGCTGA
- a CDS encoding HAD family hydrolase translates to MIRAVVFDVGECLVDETREYGTWADWLGVPRHTFAAMFGAVIAQGRDYRDTFQEFQPGFDLYEQREARAAAGRPEYFGEEDLYPDVRPALAALRQAGLWLGIAGNQTVRAGGILRGLFTDDVDLIGTSDDWGASKPDRAFFDRVAEVVPYEPSEILYVGDRVDNDLRPAVAAGMPTALIRRGPWATIQWNSEEAEKLPTFRVGSLTELSSAIADFNESGR, encoded by the coding sequence ATGATTCGAGCAGTCGTCTTCGATGTCGGCGAGTGCCTGGTGGACGAGACCCGTGAGTACGGGACCTGGGCCGACTGGCTCGGCGTCCCGCGCCATACCTTCGCCGCGATGTTCGGCGCCGTAATCGCGCAGGGCCGCGATTACCGCGATACGTTCCAGGAGTTCCAGCCCGGATTCGACCTCTACGAGCAGCGCGAAGCCCGGGCCGCCGCCGGTCGCCCCGAATACTTCGGCGAGGAGGACCTCTACCCGGACGTCCGCCCCGCGCTCGCTGCCCTGCGCCAGGCCGGACTATGGCTGGGGATCGCCGGGAACCAGACCGTACGGGCTGGCGGCATCCTCCGGGGGCTGTTCACCGACGACGTGGACCTGATCGGCACCTCGGACGACTGGGGTGCGTCGAAGCCCGACCGCGCATTCTTCGACCGCGTCGCCGAAGTCGTACCGTACGAGCCGAGTGAGATCCTGTACGTGGGCGACCGCGTCGACAACGACCTACGCCCGGCCGTGGCGGCCGGCATGCCGACTGCTCTCATCCGGCGCGGCCCCTGGGCCACCATCCAGTGGAACAGCGAGGAAGCGGAGAAGCTCCCCACCTTCCGGGTGGGGAGCCTCACCGAACTTTCCTCTGCGATCGCCGACTTCAACGAGTCAGGACGCTGA
- a CDS encoding ATP-grasp domain-containing protein — translation MKICFLTARPDHPLLAATEKLLAPTHEVTHQPPPPTLSPPTLSPSSPLADVYLLKSRTPEALALARAYEERGARVLNSAAATELCQDRTAMAALALQAGLPFARTHTPGTLTHLTSLPALPFPHPLVVKSRHSRRDDLVARADTPAQLRALAADWPDEPVVIQQFTPNSGWDHKLWVIADQVFAANRRSELSDTPTTPPPPPLTPTDLPPSWLTLVRTVGKVFALDVYGVDVITTPTGTPLIVDINAFPGIRNQPGAPEALATLALRAAEG, via the coding sequence ATGAAGATCTGCTTCCTCACCGCACGCCCGGACCACCCCCTGCTGGCAGCCACGGAAAAGCTCCTGGCACCCACACACGAGGTAACCCACCAACCCCCACCCCCAACCCTCTCCCCCCCAACCCTCTCCCCCTCCTCCCCCTTGGCGGACGTCTACCTCCTGAAGTCCCGCACACCCGAGGCGCTCGCCCTGGCCCGCGCGTACGAGGAACGCGGCGCGCGCGTCCTCAACTCCGCCGCGGCGACGGAGTTGTGCCAGGACCGCACGGCGATGGCGGCCCTCGCCCTACAGGCAGGCCTCCCCTTCGCCCGGACCCACACCCCGGGCACCCTCACCCACCTGACGTCCCTCCCGGCCCTCCCCTTCCCCCACCCCCTGGTGGTGAAGAGCCGCCACAGCCGCCGCGACGACCTCGTGGCCCGGGCCGACACCCCCGCCCAACTCCGCGCCCTGGCGGCCGACTGGCCCGACGAACCAGTGGTGATCCAGCAGTTCACCCCCAACAGCGGCTGGGACCACAAACTCTGGGTGATAGCCGACCAGGTCTTCGCGGCCAACCGCCGCTCGGAACTCTCCGACACCCCCACCACCCCACCCCCACCCCCACTCACCCCCACCGACCTCCCCCCGTCCTGGCTCACCCTGGTCAGAACGGTCGGCAAGGTCTTCGCCCTGGACGTCTACGGCGTCGACGTGATCACCACCCCCACGGGCACCCCCCTGATCGTCGACATCAACGCCTTCCCCGGCATAAGAAACCAACCAGGCGCCCCCGAAGCCCTCGCCACCCTCGCCCTCCGCGCGGCAGAAGGCTGA
- a CDS encoding ATP-grasp domain-containing protein → MRLCFLVEEQYRYDGMPVEVISQLVSWGHRVDVLRPGSSLLSLSDVVRAGSHDAWVLKTVSGGPGLSLLEAAAGVGLTTVNDARAIRGVRDKAVAAAVGRSRGLPLPVTYGAAHPDALADIPSSAYPLVVKPADGSSGRAVRLVPSPERMIEIRAELAGDGMLIAQPYIPNSGTDLKVYCVGGELYATERNSPLHPDRTTKERRVPLSAEVAGIVAEVGAVYGLDLYGVDVLLGPDGPVVVDVNDFPSFRQVPDAAARVGRAILNLARTGSTLPRPPLPHPSPIPAAAGDGR, encoded by the coding sequence ATGAGGCTCTGCTTTCTGGTGGAGGAGCAGTACCGCTACGACGGCATGCCCGTCGAGGTGATCTCCCAACTCGTCTCATGGGGGCACCGGGTGGACGTCCTGCGCCCCGGCAGTTCGCTGCTGTCGCTGTCCGACGTGGTACGGGCGGGCAGCCACGACGCCTGGGTGCTGAAGACGGTCTCGGGCGGCCCGGGCCTGTCGCTCCTGGAGGCCGCCGCCGGGGTCGGACTGACAACGGTCAACGACGCGCGGGCGATCCGGGGTGTCCGGGACAAGGCGGTGGCGGCGGCGGTCGGCCGCAGCCGGGGGCTCCCCCTGCCGGTGACGTACGGGGCGGCGCACCCGGACGCGCTCGCCGATATCCCGTCCTCCGCCTACCCGTTGGTGGTCAAGCCGGCCGACGGAAGCTCGGGCCGGGCGGTACGGCTCGTACCGTCACCGGAGCGCATGATCGAGATACGGGCGGAACTGGCCGGGGACGGCATGCTGATAGCGCAGCCGTACATACCGAACTCGGGCACGGACCTCAAGGTGTACTGCGTCGGGGGCGAGTTGTACGCCACCGAGCGCAACTCCCCGCTCCACCCGGACCGCACGACCAAGGAGCGGCGCGTGCCGCTGTCGGCGGAGGTGGCCGGAATCGTCGCCGAGGTCGGGGCGGTCTACGGACTGGACCTGTACGGCGTGGACGTCCTCCTCGGCCCGGACGGCCCGGTGGTGGTCGACGTGAACGACTTCCCGAGCTTCCGCCAGGTACCGGACGCGGCGGCGCGGGTGGGCAGAGCGATCCTGAACCTGGCGCGTACGGGAAGCACCCTCCCCCGGCCCCCGCTCCCCCACCCCTCCCCGATCCCGGCGGCGGCCGGCGACGGCAGGTGA
- a CDS encoding HAD family hydrolase encodes METIVFDVGETLVRDDRQWASWADWLGVPRHTISALVGVMTAQNSDAEDALRLIKPGMDIGEAYRARETAGRGEHLDESDLYPDVRPALAGLRALGVRVVLAGNQTARALELLRRLDLPTDLVTGSGDWDAAKPTEEFFARVVEVAEAPAERTLYVGDHPAYDLFPARAAGLRTAHLRRGPWGYRWADDPDVVAAADWRVDNLTQLVPIVRTARATG; translated from the coding sequence ATTGAAACCATCGTGTTCGACGTCGGCGAGACCCTCGTACGCGACGACCGGCAGTGGGCCTCCTGGGCCGACTGGCTGGGCGTCCCCCGACACACGATCTCCGCCCTGGTGGGTGTCATGACCGCGCAGAACAGCGACGCCGAAGACGCCCTGCGGCTGATCAAACCCGGCATGGACATCGGCGAGGCGTACCGCGCCAGGGAGACCGCGGGCCGCGGCGAACACCTCGACGAGTCGGACCTCTACCCGGACGTACGGCCCGCCCTCGCCGGCCTGCGGGCGCTCGGCGTCCGGGTCGTCCTCGCCGGGAACCAGACCGCCCGCGCCCTGGAACTGCTGCGCCGCCTGGACCTCCCGACCGACCTCGTCACCGGCTCGGGCGACTGGGACGCGGCCAAGCCGACCGAGGAGTTCTTCGCGCGTGTCGTGGAGGTGGCCGAGGCCCCGGCCGAGCGGACGCTGTACGTGGGCGACCATCCCGCGTACGACCTGTTCCCGGCCCGCGCGGCGGGCCTGCGCACGGCCCATCTGCGGCGCGGCCCGTGGGGCTACCGGTGGGCGGACGACCCGGACGTGGTCGCGGCGGCGGACTGGCGGGTCGACAACCTGACGCAGCTCGTCCCGATCGTGCGGACGGCGCGCGCGACGGGGTGA
- a CDS encoding PP2C family protein-serine/threonine phosphatase: protein MPDGGFVDRGVTAEPGRIGRRIVRYLPAFVIVVGVIFDSTTPTRFTASPFFCSAALVAAPFFTPLGTLLTGVAALCTDLVLRLVDGTVGTADAITELLTVLTVSVLALGINRVVRLSGERLASARIIAETAQRAVLPRPADRIGGLHIAARYEAAQEGAFIGGDLFAVQDTPHGVRLVVGDVRGKGLEAVETVAVVIGAFREAAEQEGTLEGVAQRLERALTREGTRRDGVDVFEGFTTAVLAEIPNGEAVVRLVNRGHPEPLLTHGDGAVAMLAPGDHALPLGMSELGAWPDRADEEPFPPGATLLFYTDGLSEARNAKGVFYDARERLSGRIFPGPDEMLDALIGDVRVHTGGGNTDDMALLAVSRPAQGQPERRRTMPVVP, encoded by the coding sequence ATCCCGGACGGCGGCTTCGTCGACCGGGGCGTGACCGCCGAGCCCGGCCGTATCGGACGCAGGATCGTCCGCTACCTGCCCGCGTTCGTGATCGTCGTCGGCGTGATCTTCGACTCCACGACCCCCACCCGCTTCACCGCCTCCCCCTTCTTCTGCTCCGCGGCCCTGGTCGCCGCGCCGTTCTTCACGCCGCTGGGCACCCTGCTCACCGGCGTCGCCGCGCTCTGCACCGATCTGGTGCTGCGCCTCGTCGACGGCACGGTCGGGACCGCCGACGCCATCACCGAGCTGCTGACCGTGCTCACCGTCTCCGTCCTCGCGCTCGGCATCAACCGGGTCGTGCGCCTGAGCGGCGAGCGCCTCGCGTCCGCCCGCATCATCGCCGAGACGGCCCAGCGCGCCGTGCTGCCCAGACCCGCCGACCGGATCGGCGGGCTGCACATCGCCGCGCGGTACGAGGCGGCGCAGGAGGGCGCGTTCATCGGCGGGGACCTGTTCGCCGTGCAGGACACGCCGCACGGGGTGCGCCTGGTGGTCGGGGACGTACGGGGGAAGGGCCTGGAGGCCGTCGAGACGGTGGCGGTGGTCATCGGGGCGTTCCGGGAGGCCGCCGAGCAGGAAGGCACGCTGGAGGGCGTCGCGCAGCGCTTGGAGCGCGCGCTGACGCGGGAGGGGACGCGCCGGGACGGCGTCGACGTCTTCGAGGGCTTCACCACCGCCGTACTGGCCGAGATCCCGAACGGTGAGGCGGTGGTACGGCTGGTCAACCGCGGCCACCCCGAGCCGCTGCTGACCCACGGGGACGGCGCGGTGGCGATGCTGGCGCCCGGTGACCACGCCCTGCCGCTGGGGATGAGCGAGCTGGGGGCGTGGCCGGACCGCGCGGACGAGGAGCCGTTCCCGCCGGGGGCGACGCTGCTCTTCTACACGGACGGGCTGTCCGAGGCGCGCAACGCGAAGGGCGTCTTCTACGACGCGCGTGAGCGGCTGTCCGGCCGGATCTTCCCGGGGCCCGACGAGATGCTCGACGCGCTCATCGGGGACGTACGCGTGCACACGGGTGGCGGGAACACGGACGACATGGCGCTGCTGGCGGTCAGCCGGCCCGCCCAGGGGCAGCCGGAACGGCGCAGGACGATGCCGGTCGTGCCCTGA
- a CDS encoding M23 family metallopeptidase, with protein sequence MASNKPALDAPFETETFEPPTFGGEADRTWGEWNPTEESVLPPVRGRHRVAKQRGLARSSTVLGVGVLAAVGAGGIATAQDKPAVSISLPDAITDNLPAAKSLPGVGSLGTEEAKPSALATDPLTTAGMTTADFQQGATDAGEALRARILQQAEAQQAEADATTKLAAQTAAAEKAAADAKKQQSEAEKKIQEAKEKAEAEAKAKAAAKAEKERLAKLAQSYTLPVVSYTITSTFGQAGSMWSSGYHTGLDFAAPTGTPIKAVHSGTVKSAGWSGSYGYRTVLELDDGTELWFCHQSSMTVTAGQKVATGEVIGRVGATGNVTGPHLHLEVHTPGGTGIDPMAWLQGKGLNP encoded by the coding sequence GTGGCGTCCAACAAGCCTGCCCTCGATGCCCCCTTCGAAACGGAAACCTTCGAACCGCCGACCTTCGGCGGCGAAGCGGACCGCACCTGGGGGGAGTGGAACCCCACCGAGGAGTCCGTCCTTCCTCCCGTACGAGGCAGGCACCGCGTCGCCAAGCAGCGCGGACTGGCCCGCAGTTCCACGGTCCTCGGCGTCGGCGTCCTCGCCGCCGTCGGCGCGGGTGGCATCGCCACCGCCCAGGACAAGCCCGCCGTCTCCATATCCCTGCCCGATGCCATCACGGACAACCTTCCGGCCGCCAAGTCGCTGCCGGGCGTCGGATCCCTGGGTACGGAAGAGGCCAAGCCGAGCGCGCTCGCCACGGACCCGCTGACCACCGCGGGCATGACCACCGCCGACTTCCAGCAGGGCGCCACCGACGCCGGCGAGGCGCTGCGGGCCCGGATCCTCCAGCAGGCCGAGGCGCAGCAGGCCGAGGCCGACGCCACGACGAAGCTCGCCGCGCAGACGGCGGCGGCCGAGAAGGCCGCCGCTGACGCGAAGAAGCAGCAGTCCGAGGCCGAGAAGAAGATCCAGGAAGCGAAGGAGAAGGCGGAGGCCGAGGCCAAGGCCAAGGCGGCCGCCAAGGCCGAGAAGGAGCGCCTGGCCAAGCTGGCCCAGAGCTACACCCTTCCCGTCGTCTCGTACACGATCACCTCCACCTTCGGCCAGGCCGGCTCCATGTGGTCCTCCGGCTACCACACCGGGCTCGACTTCGCGGCCCCCACCGGTACGCCGATCAAGGCCGTCCACAGCGGCACGGTCAAGTCGGCCGGCTGGTCCGGCTCGTACGGCTACCGCACGGTGCTGGAGCTGGACGACGGTACGGAGCTGTGGTTCTGCCACCAGTCCTCGATGACGGTCACCGCCGGCCAGAAGGTCGCCACCGGCGAGGTCATCGGCCGCGTCGGCGCGACCGGCAACGTGACGGGACCGCACCTGCACCTGGAGGTCCACACCCCGGGCGGCACGGGCATCGACCCGATGGCCTGGCTCCAGGGCAAGGGCCTCAACCCGTAA